From Triticum aestivum cultivar Chinese Spring chromosome 4A, IWGSC CS RefSeq v2.1, whole genome shotgun sequence, a single genomic window includes:
- the LOC123088011 gene encoding wall-associated receptor kinase 3 isoform X1, producing the protein MASLVLSLARAPRSRTGTGGGEGWRVGDGRRRRKLQPPTMVWQLIAGQKLLLLVAATLVLHHSTTTYVAASSGSISMAWPGCSDKCGNVNIPYPFGTRKGCFREPFNVTCNETGAYLASTEVRVLDINLTVGEIRVLNPRISWECNYTDGTSGNGSDGLSLDPFHKLSNTKNKLISIGCATLGLILGVTKGKNQLEFPIVNTCYSVCTDANSVDDSTKCVGMGCCQTPLPGNISSFNTVSSSLSFTNSTSQSFSPCSYSFVAEEDRFKFDRSYVSSTNFLNKYTDGVPLVLDWVVGNESCSEATKMGSQYACKDMNSKCVDVSNGPGYRCNCSEGYEGNPYLQGGCQDINECEPPNQSLYPCQGKCTNTVGNYSCFCPSGFRSDDPKSIPCVPADPKKALKVVLGISFSAIFLMVCIFALRAEYQKRKLAKEKDKFFDQNGGQILYRQIMSKQVDTLRIFTEEDLKKATDGFDKSRELGKGGHGTVYKGVLKDNRVVAVKRSKIMNVAETDEFVQEIIILSQTNHRNVVRLLGCCLEVEVPILVYEFIPNGTLFEFIHRSYGSPPPSLDTRLRVAQESAEALAYLHLSMNHPIVHGDVKSMNILLDDNYMAKVTDFGASRTLPKDAAQFMTLVQGTLGYLDPEYLQERQLTEKSDVYSFGVVLLELITGKTAIYNDGPKEGKSLVWSFLLAMKEESLEDILDPSIVRAGTEMLLGEVAELGRMCLGARGEERPSMTQVADRLKALRSTWREELVLDRAVTEHMVVHMPPVSAPMPWDLASSSSGAPSTVPYMSGMGIEAPR; encoded by the exons ATGGCCTCTCTGGTTCTCTCTCTCGCCCGCGCGCCGCGCTCACGCACAGGCACCGGCGGTGGTGAGGGGTGGAGGgtcggcgacgggcgacggcggcggaagcTCCAGCCTCCAACCATGGTCTGGCAACTGATCGCCG GTCAGAAGCTCTTACTACTTGTTGCTGCCACCCTAGTCCTACATCATAGTACTACCACCTATGTCGCTGCGTCCTCTGGGAGCATCAGCATGGCCTGGCCTGGCTGCTCAGATAAGTGTGGCAACGTCAACATCCCGTACCCGTTTGGTACCAGAAAAGGCTGCTTTCGAGAACCCTTTAATGTCACATGCAATGAGACCGGGGCGTATCTGGCCTCAACCGAAGTTAGGGTACTGGACATCAATCTTACCGTGGGTGAGATTCGTGTTCTGAACCCACGCATATCATGGGAATGCAACTACACCGACGGCACCAGTGGCAACGGTTCGGATGGCTTAAGCCTTGATccttttcataagctttccaacaccaAGAACAAGTTGATATCGATCGGTTGTGCTACACTTGGATTGATCTTAGGAGTCACCAAGGGCAAGAACCAGCTTGAGTTCCCCATTGTTAACACATGCTATTCAGTCTGCACTGATGCAAATAGCGTGGATGATAGCACAAAGTGCGTTGGCATGGGTTGCTGCCAAACCCCCTTGCCAGGAAACATTAGCTCCTTCAACACTGTATCTTCATCATTATCATTTACAAACTCTACAAGCCAGTCTTTCAGCCCGTGCAGCTACTCATTCGTCGCTGAGGAGGACCGGTTCAAGTTCGATCGTTCATATGTCAGCTCTACAAATTTCTTAAATAAATATACAGATGGGGTCCCTTTGGTACTTGATTGGGTTGTTGGTAATGAAAGTTGTTCGGAAGCCACCAAGATGGGATCACAGTATGCCTGCAAAGACATGAACAGCAAATGTGTCGATGTGTCCAATGGCCCTGGATACCGCTGCAACTGCTCTGAAGGTTATGAGGGCAATCCCTATCTACAAGGAGGGTGCCAAG ACATCAACGAGTGTGAACCTCCAAACCAGTCCTTGTATCCTTGCCAAGGTAAATGCACAAATACCGTTGGAAACTACAGCTGTTTCTGCCCATCAGGATTCAGGAGCGATGATCCAAAGAGCATACCCTGCGTTCCAGCTGACCCAAAGAAAGCTCTTAAGGTGGTCTTAG gcatatCCTTCAGTGCCATCTTCCTCATGGTTTGTATCTTTGCTCTACGAGCTGAGTACCAGAAAAGGAAGCTTGCGAAGGAGAAGGACAAGTTCTTTGATCAGAATGGTGGTCAGATATTATATCGCCAAATTATGTCAAAACAAGTCGACACATTGAGGATATTCACagaagaagatctgaagaaggctacGGACGGGTTTGACAAGAGCAGAGAACTGGGCAAGGGTGGTCATGGCACTGTCTACAAGGGCGTCTTGAAGGATAACAGGGTAGTGGCCGTGAAACGCTCAAAGATAATGAACGTGGCTGAAACTGATGAATTCGTGCAGGAGATTATTATACTTTCACAGACCAACCACCGGAATGTGGTCAGGCTTCTAGGGTGCTGCTTAGAGGTGGAAGTCCCCATACTGGTCTATGAATTTATTCCAAACGGCACCCTTTTTGAGTTCATCCATCGTAGCTACGGGAGTCCACCTCCGTCGTTGGACACCCGTCTCAGGGTTGCTCAAGAATCCGCCGAAGCACTGGCGTATCTGCATCTGTCCATGAACCACCCTATAGTGCACGGGGATGTCAAGTCTATGAACATTCTCTTGGACGACAACTACATGGCGAAGGTGACTGACTTTGGGGCATCAAGGACACTCCCCAAGGACGCGGCCCAGTTCATGACATTGGTGCAGGGCACCCTGGGTTACCTGGACCCCGAGTACCTGCAGGAGCGGCAGCTGACAGAGAAGAGCGACGTCTACAGCTTCGGGGTTGTGCTGCTGGAGCTGATCACGGGGAAGACGGCTATCTACAATGACGGGCCCAAGGAAGGCAAGAGCCTTGTGTGGTCCTTCCTGCTCGCAATGAAGGAGGAGAGCCTCGAGGACATCCTGGACCCGAGCATCGTGCGCGCGGGGACGGAGATGCTGCTGGGAGAAGTGGCCGAGCTGGGGAGGATGTGCTTGGGCGCCAGGGGTGAAGAGAGGCCTTCCATGACCCAGGTGGCCGACAGGCTGAAGGCTCTGCGGAGCACCTGGAGGGAAGAGCTTGTGCTGGACCGTGCCGTGACGGAGCATATGGTCGTGCACATGCCACCTGTGTCAGCTCCGATGCCTTGGGATCTCGCCTCGTCGTCGTCGGGTGCCCCCTCGACGGTGCCGTACATGTCTGGAATGGGCATAGAGGCGCCCAGATGA
- the LOC123088011 gene encoding wall-associated receptor kinase 3 isoform X2 has protein sequence MAWPGCSDKCGNVNIPYPFGTRKGCFREPFNVTCNETGAYLASTEVRVLDINLTVGEIRVLNPRISWECNYTDGTSGNGSDGLSLDPFHKLSNTKNKLISIGCATLGLILGVTKGKNQLEFPIVNTCYSVCTDANSVDDSTKCVGMGCCQTPLPGNISSFNTVSSSLSFTNSTSQSFSPCSYSFVAEEDRFKFDRSYVSSTNFLNKYTDGVPLVLDWVVGNESCSEATKMGSQYACKDMNSKCVDVSNGPGYRCNCSEGYEGNPYLQGGCQDINECEPPNQSLYPCQGKCTNTVGNYSCFCPSGFRSDDPKSIPCVPADPKKALKVVLGISFSAIFLMVCIFALRAEYQKRKLAKEKDKFFDQNGGQILYRQIMSKQVDTLRIFTEEDLKKATDGFDKSRELGKGGHGTVYKGVLKDNRVVAVKRSKIMNVAETDEFVQEIIILSQTNHRNVVRLLGCCLEVEVPILVYEFIPNGTLFEFIHRSYGSPPPSLDTRLRVAQESAEALAYLHLSMNHPIVHGDVKSMNILLDDNYMAKVTDFGASRTLPKDAAQFMTLVQGTLGYLDPEYLQERQLTEKSDVYSFGVVLLELITGKTAIYNDGPKEGKSLVWSFLLAMKEESLEDILDPSIVRAGTEMLLGEVAELGRMCLGARGEERPSMTQVADRLKALRSTWREELVLDRAVTEHMVVHMPPVSAPMPWDLASSSSGAPSTVPYMSGMGIEAPR, from the exons ATGGCCTGGCCTGGCTGCTCAGATAAGTGTGGCAACGTCAACATCCCGTACCCGTTTGGTACCAGAAAAGGCTGCTTTCGAGAACCCTTTAATGTCACATGCAATGAGACCGGGGCGTATCTGGCCTCAACCGAAGTTAGGGTACTGGACATCAATCTTACCGTGGGTGAGATTCGTGTTCTGAACCCACGCATATCATGGGAATGCAACTACACCGACGGCACCAGTGGCAACGGTTCGGATGGCTTAAGCCTTGATccttttcataagctttccaacaccaAGAACAAGTTGATATCGATCGGTTGTGCTACACTTGGATTGATCTTAGGAGTCACCAAGGGCAAGAACCAGCTTGAGTTCCCCATTGTTAACACATGCTATTCAGTCTGCACTGATGCAAATAGCGTGGATGATAGCACAAAGTGCGTTGGCATGGGTTGCTGCCAAACCCCCTTGCCAGGAAACATTAGCTCCTTCAACACTGTATCTTCATCATTATCATTTACAAACTCTACAAGCCAGTCTTTCAGCCCGTGCAGCTACTCATTCGTCGCTGAGGAGGACCGGTTCAAGTTCGATCGTTCATATGTCAGCTCTACAAATTTCTTAAATAAATATACAGATGGGGTCCCTTTGGTACTTGATTGGGTTGTTGGTAATGAAAGTTGTTCGGAAGCCACCAAGATGGGATCACAGTATGCCTGCAAAGACATGAACAGCAAATGTGTCGATGTGTCCAATGGCCCTGGATACCGCTGCAACTGCTCTGAAGGTTATGAGGGCAATCCCTATCTACAAGGAGGGTGCCAAG ACATCAACGAGTGTGAACCTCCAAACCAGTCCTTGTATCCTTGCCAAGGTAAATGCACAAATACCGTTGGAAACTACAGCTGTTTCTGCCCATCAGGATTCAGGAGCGATGATCCAAAGAGCATACCCTGCGTTCCAGCTGACCCAAAGAAAGCTCTTAAGGTGGTCTTAG gcatatCCTTCAGTGCCATCTTCCTCATGGTTTGTATCTTTGCTCTACGAGCTGAGTACCAGAAAAGGAAGCTTGCGAAGGAGAAGGACAAGTTCTTTGATCAGAATGGTGGTCAGATATTATATCGCCAAATTATGTCAAAACAAGTCGACACATTGAGGATATTCACagaagaagatctgaagaaggctacGGACGGGTTTGACAAGAGCAGAGAACTGGGCAAGGGTGGTCATGGCACTGTCTACAAGGGCGTCTTGAAGGATAACAGGGTAGTGGCCGTGAAACGCTCAAAGATAATGAACGTGGCTGAAACTGATGAATTCGTGCAGGAGATTATTATACTTTCACAGACCAACCACCGGAATGTGGTCAGGCTTCTAGGGTGCTGCTTAGAGGTGGAAGTCCCCATACTGGTCTATGAATTTATTCCAAACGGCACCCTTTTTGAGTTCATCCATCGTAGCTACGGGAGTCCACCTCCGTCGTTGGACACCCGTCTCAGGGTTGCTCAAGAATCCGCCGAAGCACTGGCGTATCTGCATCTGTCCATGAACCACCCTATAGTGCACGGGGATGTCAAGTCTATGAACATTCTCTTGGACGACAACTACATGGCGAAGGTGACTGACTTTGGGGCATCAAGGACACTCCCCAAGGACGCGGCCCAGTTCATGACATTGGTGCAGGGCACCCTGGGTTACCTGGACCCCGAGTACCTGCAGGAGCGGCAGCTGACAGAGAAGAGCGACGTCTACAGCTTCGGGGTTGTGCTGCTGGAGCTGATCACGGGGAAGACGGCTATCTACAATGACGGGCCCAAGGAAGGCAAGAGCCTTGTGTGGTCCTTCCTGCTCGCAATGAAGGAGGAGAGCCTCGAGGACATCCTGGACCCGAGCATCGTGCGCGCGGGGACGGAGATGCTGCTGGGAGAAGTGGCCGAGCTGGGGAGGATGTGCTTGGGCGCCAGGGGTGAAGAGAGGCCTTCCATGACCCAGGTGGCCGACAGGCTGAAGGCTCTGCGGAGCACCTGGAGGGAAGAGCTTGTGCTGGACCGTGCCGTGACGGAGCATATGGTCGTGCACATGCCACCTGTGTCAGCTCCGATGCCTTGGGATCTCGCCTCGTCGTCGTCGGGTGCCCCCTCGACGGTGCCGTACATGTCTGGAATGGGCATAGAGGCGCCCAGATGA
- the LOC123088012 gene encoding wall-associated receptor kinase 3 — translation MAWPGCPDKCGNVSIPYPFGTGNGCFQEPFNVTCNVSGAYLASTKVRILDINLTLGEIRVQNPYIAWQCNHTNGTNSTGGDSQGLSLDPSHKLSYTKNKLTSVGCATLAMVVGVTKGKNQLEFPIVNSCFSYCTDASNVDNSSGCAGMGCCQSSFPGNVSSVNTTSMAVPDIYDSNIQSFSPCSYSFVVEEEWFKFDPLYASSTDFASRYADGVPVVLDWVAGNGSCSETSKMGSQYACQAMNSECIDVYNGPGYRCNCSQGYEGNPYLQGGCKDINECEPPNQSLYPCKGNCINTDGSYTCSCPSGFRSDDPRSIPCVRADPNKALKVVLGLSVGAVFLMVFIFALWAEYQKRKLAKEKERFFEQNGGQILYQQIMSKQVDTLRIFTQEDLKKATNDFDESRELGKGGHGTVYKGILKDNRVVAVKRSKIMNVEQTDEFVQEIIILSQTNHRNVVRLLGCCLEVEVPILVYEFISNGTLFEFIHRNHGSPPPSLDTRLRIAQESAEALAYLHLSTNHHIVHGDVKSMNILLDDNYMVKVTDFGASRMLPKDESQFMTLVKGTLGYLDPEYLQERQLTEKSDVYSFGVVLLELITGKTAIYRDGLKEGKSLVSSFLLALKNGNLEGILDPSIVRAGMGTLVREVAELGRMCLGPRGEDRPSMTEVADKLKALRSAWREKLALGHAKTECLVVCSSPAALAPWYPPSSGSSSGELYMSGIGLETPR, via the exons ATGGCATGGCCCGGCTGCCCAGACAAGTGTGGTAACGTCAGCATCCCGTACCCGTTCGGCACCGGAAATGGATGCTTCCAGGAACCCTTTAATGTCACGTGCAATGTGAGCGGGGCATATTTGGCCTCCACCAAAGTAAGGATACTGGACATCAATCTTACTCTAGGTGAGATTCGTGTTCAGAACCCATACATAGCATGGCAATGCAACCACACCAATGGCACCAATAGTACTGGTGGTGATTCGCAAGGCTTAAGTCTTGATCCTTCTCATAAGCTTTCCTACACCAAGAACAAGTTGACATCAGTCGGTTGTGCTACGCTTGCAATGGTCGTAGGAGTCACCAAGGGCAAGAACCAGCTTGAATTCCCCATTGTTAACTCATGCTTTTCATACTGCACTGACGCAAGTAATGTGGATAATAGCTCTGGGTGCGCTGGAATGGGTTGCTGCCAGTCCTCCTTTCCAGGAAATGTCAGTTCCGTTAACACCACATCCATGGCAGTACCAGATATATACGACTCAAACATCCAGTCTTTCAGCCCGTGCAGCTACTCTTTTGTTGTTGAGGAGGAGTGGTTCAAGTTCGATCCTTTATATGCTAGCTCTACTGATTTCGCAAGTAGATATGCAGATGGAGTTCCTGTGGTACTTGATTGGGTTGCTGGTAATGGAAGTTGTTCCGAAACCAGCAAGATGGGATCACAGTATGCCTGCCAAGCCATGAACAGTGAATGCATTGATGTGTATAATGGCCCCGGTTACCGCTGCAACTGCTCTCAAGGTTATGAGGGCAATCCCTATCTGCAAGGAGGGTGCAAAG ACATCAATGAGTGCGAACCCCCAAACCAGTCCTTGTATCCTTGCAAAGGTAATTGCATAAACACCGACGGTAGCTACACCTGTTCATGCCCATCAGGATTCAGGAGCGATGATCCAAGGAGCATACCCTGCGTTCGAGCTGACCCAAACAAAGCACTGAAGGTGGTCTTAG GCTTATCCGTCGGTGCTGTCTTCCTCATGGTTTTTATCTTCGCTCTATGGGCTGAGTATCAGAAAAGAAAGCTGGCGAAAGAGAAGGAAAGATTCTTCGAGCAGAATGGTGGTCAGATATTATATCAGCAAATTATGTCAAAACAAGTTGATACTTTGAGGATATTCACGCaagaagatctgaagaaggctacaaacgatttTGATGAGAGCAGAGAACTGGGCAAGGGGGGTCATGGTACTGTCTACAAGGGCATTCTCAAGGATAACAGAGTAGTCGCTGTGAAACGCTCGAAGATCATGAACGTGGAGCAGACGGACGAATTCGTGCAGGAGATTATTATACTTTCACAGACCAACCATCGGAATGTGGTCAGGCTTCTAGGGTGCTGCTTAGAGGTGGAGGTCCCCATACTGGTCTACGAGTTCATCTCGAACGGCACTCTCTTTGAGTTCATCCATCGTAACCACGGAAGTCCACCTCCCTCGCTGGACACCCGTCTCAGGATCGCTCAAGAATCGGCAGAAGCACTGGCCTATCTGCATCTGTCCACTAACCACCATATAGTCCACGGGGATGTCAAGTCCATGAACATTCTCTTGGACGACAACTACATGGTGAAAGTGACTGACTTTGGGGCGTCGAGGATGCTCCCCAAGGACGAGTCCCAGTTCATGACGCTGGTGAAGGGCACCCTGGGATATCTAGACCCCGAGTACCTGCAGGAGCGGCAGCTCACGGAGAAGAGCGACGTCTACAGCTTCggcgtcgtgctgctggagctgaTCACGGGGAAGACGGCCATCTACCGCGACGGACTCAAGGAAGGCAAGAGCCTCGTGTCGTCCTTCCTGCTCGCGTTGAAGAATGGGAACCTCGAGGGCATCCTGGACCCGAGCATCGTGCGTGCGGGGATGGGGACGCTGGTGCGAGAAGTCGCCGAGCTTGGGCGGATGTGCTTGGGCCCGAGGGGCGAGGACAGGCCTTCCATGACCGAGGTGGCCGACAAGCTGAAGGCTCTGCGAAGCGCCTGGAGGGAGAAACTGGCGCTGGGACATGCCAAAACAGAGTGTTTGGTTGTGTGCTCGTCGCCTGCGGCTCTGGCGCCTTGGTACCCCCCGTCGTCGGGGTCCTCCTCGGGGGAGCTGTACATGTCTGGAATAGGTCTAGAGACACCCAGATGA